Proteins encoded within one genomic window of Pseudorasbora parva isolate DD20220531a chromosome 3, ASM2467924v1, whole genome shotgun sequence:
- the LOC137071361 gene encoding chemerin-like receptor 1 isoform X1 translates to MAERTAQAQTELDDEDVTIYKMSADHNNGTTADYDYIILERQNVDNTSIEQYQYEIRMTYLISYCVILILGVTLNFIVIVIISCRKFKSFQAVAIWIMALAVTHLVSCTSVVFQLLYAYNDFKWNYGFASCKLSSYITYGSMFFTATMLSLWSIQPILAKLLCMCKKESNNCSIILISLSFTIAAVLACPSLFSREVRYLQCIDDYDFDDFRTTQDGITRLKAVVVMRFLLGLVVPALVMFLSCCVTSSHRICKLCRKQAQIICALKIAYFVCWGPQIVLTMLQATVSNSLDRNMSEYGLPAATVLATTHLFTCPLIYMLLGRSFKMNWIEHDPDHNDNRS, encoded by the exons atggctgagcgaactgcgcaggctcagactgagcttgacgacgaagatgtgac gATTTACAAGATGTCTGCAGATCACAATAATGGGACCACTGCAGACTATGATTATATCATTTTAGAACGACAAAATGTAGACAATACAAGCATTGAGCAGTACCAATATGAGATCAGGATGACATACTTAATTTCATATTGTGTTATTCTCATCCTTGGCGTCACACTCAACTTCATCGTGATTGTCATCATCAGCTGCCGGAAATTCAAGAGTTTTCAGGCGGTTGCCATTTGGATTATGGCGTTGGCTGTAACACATTTAGTCTCCTGTACATCAGTTGTGTTTCAGCTTCTGTATGCTTACAATGACTTTAAATGGAATTACGGATTTGCAAGCTGCAAGCTGTCATCCTATATCACCTACGGCAGTATGTTCTTCACGGCAACCATGCTGAGTCTCTGGAGCATTCAACCTATTCTTGCGAAACTTTTGTGCATGTGTAAAAAGGAGAGCAATAATTGTAGCATCATACTGATTTCACTCTCTTTCACCATAGCAGCAGTCTTGGCATGTCCTTCGCTATTTTCCAGAGAGGTCCGATATCTTCAGTGCATTGATGACTATGACTTTGATGATTTCAGAACAACTCAAGATGGCATTACAAGGCTGAAGGCTGTCGTTGTCATGCGATTTCTCCTCGGGCTAGTAGTGCCAGCTTTGGTAATGTTTCTTAGCTGCTGTGTGACATCATCTCACAGAATTTGTAAATTATGTAGGAAGCAGGCCCAGATCATCTGTGCTCTAAAGATTGCCTACTTTGTTTGCTGGGGCCCTCAAATTGTCTTAACTATGCTTCAAGCAACTGTAAGCAACAGCCTGGATAGAAATATGTCAGAATATGGACTTCCAGCAGCTACTGTCCTGGCCACAACCCACCTCTTTACCTGCCCACTCATCTATATGTTACTGGGACGCAGTTTTAAAATGAATTGGATAGAGCATGACCCAGATCACAATGATAATAGGTCATGA
- the LOC137071361 gene encoding chemerin-like receptor 1 isoform X2, protein MSADHNNGTTADYDYIILERQNVDNTSIEQYQYEIRMTYLISYCVILILGVTLNFIVIVIISCRKFKSFQAVAIWIMALAVTHLVSCTSVVFQLLYAYNDFKWNYGFASCKLSSYITYGSMFFTATMLSLWSIQPILAKLLCMCKKESNNCSIILISLSFTIAAVLACPSLFSREVRYLQCIDDYDFDDFRTTQDGITRLKAVVVMRFLLGLVVPALVMFLSCCVTSSHRICKLCRKQAQIICALKIAYFVCWGPQIVLTMLQATVSNSLDRNMSEYGLPAATVLATTHLFTCPLIYMLLGRSFKMNWIEHDPDHNDNRS, encoded by the coding sequence ATGTCTGCAGATCACAATAATGGGACCACTGCAGACTATGATTATATCATTTTAGAACGACAAAATGTAGACAATACAAGCATTGAGCAGTACCAATATGAGATCAGGATGACATACTTAATTTCATATTGTGTTATTCTCATCCTTGGCGTCACACTCAACTTCATCGTGATTGTCATCATCAGCTGCCGGAAATTCAAGAGTTTTCAGGCGGTTGCCATTTGGATTATGGCGTTGGCTGTAACACATTTAGTCTCCTGTACATCAGTTGTGTTTCAGCTTCTGTATGCTTACAATGACTTTAAATGGAATTACGGATTTGCAAGCTGCAAGCTGTCATCCTATATCACCTACGGCAGTATGTTCTTCACGGCAACCATGCTGAGTCTCTGGAGCATTCAACCTATTCTTGCGAAACTTTTGTGCATGTGTAAAAAGGAGAGCAATAATTGTAGCATCATACTGATTTCACTCTCTTTCACCATAGCAGCAGTCTTGGCATGTCCTTCGCTATTTTCCAGAGAGGTCCGATATCTTCAGTGCATTGATGACTATGACTTTGATGATTTCAGAACAACTCAAGATGGCATTACAAGGCTGAAGGCTGTCGTTGTCATGCGATTTCTCCTCGGGCTAGTAGTGCCAGCTTTGGTAATGTTTCTTAGCTGCTGTGTGACATCATCTCACAGAATTTGTAAATTATGTAGGAAGCAGGCCCAGATCATCTGTGCTCTAAAGATTGCCTACTTTGTTTGCTGGGGCCCTCAAATTGTCTTAACTATGCTTCAAGCAACTGTAAGCAACAGCCTGGATAGAAATATGTCAGAATATGGACTTCCAGCAGCTACTGTCCTGGCCACAACCCACCTCTTTACCTGCCCACTCATCTATATGTTACTGGGACGCAGTTTTAAAATGAATTGGATAGAGCATGACCCAGATCACAATGATAATAGGTCATGA